Below is a genomic region from Prunus persica cultivar Lovell chromosome G3, Prunus_persica_NCBIv2, whole genome shotgun sequence.
AAAAGAGCAATTTTCTGGGTTTAAACAGAGTCACTCTTATATCCTTTTATCTCTAATTCAAGCCTGTAGACTTTTCCTTGTAATATTAGTGGACTGATTTAGTCAGGAACAACTGAAATTCGTAGTTGTTGTAAAAGTGTATTAAGGGGGATGCTTTTTTCTGTGAGAGTGAAAGTTTTGGTCTGCATTCAGAAAAATTAACTTCACTGTGACCAAGGATTAAGATATCGATATCAACAGATATGTTGGTGGTTCAGATTAATGGAAATATCAATAGATTTGTTGATAtcgtgaaaaacaaaaactcacaaaagTGTGCTTCGAGACATAGAAATTTCAAATGGAACATGAGGATATGCGATAACAATCAATAATGCATAAATTAGGCACGTAAGTTTTAGAAATAGTTTATCCATGCTAAAGGTAAAGAAAGCTGGGAGAGGACCACCCATTTGGCTTACTGTTTGGcctaatattttgtttatattttataatggGTGGTGGGAGCTGGGTAAGGGGGTCTATAACATGAAACATAGTTTCTTGGTGTAAAACAAATATGCAAAATCCTTGCGAGTTTGTGTTGACTTTTCCCTGTGAAGAATTCACAAGCATTTTCATTGTATTGGGACTACTGGTAAATTACGACCAATATGGAACTTCTTAGTTGTAATGGGAACTTTAAAATTGCCAGGTCTGCTTTTAGTAAATTCTATTCAGAAGTTGTCTTGTTAGTTTTTCCTCCTTTTATAACTTTATAATTGCCAGGTCAGTGTTTCAGTGGTTATTTAACATGGACAAATTTTCTTGGCAGATCGATCGCATTGCTCGTGTTGCATTTGAGACTGCTCGGAAGCGGAAGGGAAAGCTCTGCAGTGTTGATAAAGCAAATGTGTTGGAGGTACTTTTTgttagaataatttttttttttctgctcaTTTCAATTTAAGGTTATTTGGGAAAATTGTGAGAATTTGTTTAAGATTTTTCCCAAAGAGAAGCATCGAACATTTTGTTGTGTTTATAACGGCATTACATGCTATGAGACTAGCGAGCCTTCTCTTCAACATCCTGATGCATAACCAGTACGTTGATTGTGTCTGATCTCTCCCCTAGAGATTACAAGAAATTTGGCATATTGTCAGCAAAGATGACATGGTTTCTACACATGTGCATTTATGATTTTGTGGGTTGAGTATTTCAGCTTAGTTTTTGGCTTGAGTTGTGAAAAGCATATAAAATACCCAGTTGTGCCTCTTCAGTACTGTTTCGGTACTGTAAATAAAATCCTTTCACTTGTAAAAGAAATTTATGGGTGTTTAACCTGGCTTCTATATGCAGATGATGCGTGACCCGTACACTTTAACCTTTTTTTAACCTGGATGTTTGTTGATTAAGCGGCACCAAATATTTCATAATGATACACCATATATGGTAGCATCTGTGACATGTCTCTCTCTGTATATTGGCATATGTGGTTGCAAAGGAGGCTAAATAAGTTCTTGTGCTAAATTCATGCCAATCTTAAAACAATAAGTACCGGAGATATTAATATATCTTATAATTATCAAATTACTGCTGAAAATGAGTAATCAAGCCAATGGCCTTTGGGCCTGATAACATCTCCTCCATCTTACAAAGGGTAAAGGGCGATGTCCATTTCCTTTTTAGTTTGTGTGACTGAAATAAAAACGAAAGATAAATGATAATGAGTCTACCATGTTTTGCCCTCTTGTATCGTCTTCATTGATTGATCCAATCAAACGGATTATTGCCATCAATCTGATCATAGCATTTCAAGAGTTACTAGCCAAGTATGCTAATTTTTGGGTCATAATGATCCATTGACACTGTGCAGGCTAAATTTGGATTACTACAAATGTTGCCTGTGatattttgggaaaaaaatgctAGCAAATATTGATAGGCTACTTGACAATATTGTTTCTGATGTATGCCACTTGCTTTTTCTTCCGTGCAGGCATGCTTAAGATATAGTGTATGTTTATAATATTGATATATTTGATTCAATGGATATCCAGGCATCAATGTTTTGGAGGAAAAGAATCATGGCAATAGCCTTGGAATATCCTGACGTTGAACTCTCACACATGTATGTTGATAATGCTGCAATGCAGCTTGTTCGTGATCCAAAACAGGTTTGTCTAAGTCCGTTAGAATTATCCTTCTTTAATCCTAATAGGATCAAGAATATTGGACGAGAGGAACAAAATTCTAGAGCATCCTAAATGATAATTGCTCATGTCATGATCTTTGCCAATCAAAATTTGCAGTTTGATACGATTGTAACAAACAACATATTTGGCGATATATTATCTGATGAGGCGTCGATGATTACTGGAAGTATTGGGATGCTTCCATCTGCTAGTCTTGGGGAATCGGTAATGCAAACTTTTGTCTCTCAGTGGTTCAAGTTAAGCTTTATATGTGTTAGGAATTTCCTTCTGATGGGGATTTCCAGCTGTGCCTTAGGGTAAGTTCGGATTCCTTTTTATCTGACTATATTAAAATTCCCGTTGGCACAGGGTCCTGGACTTTTTGAACCAATACATGGTTCTGCTCCTGATATTGCTGGACAGGTTGGTTTGCCTacattatcaatttttttctccttgGAGTAACATGCCATATAATGTGGAATATAACGGTATAAATGCAGGATAAAGCAAATCCATTAGCAACAATTCTCAGTGCTGCTATGCTTTTAAAGTACGGTCTAGGGGAAGAAAAAGCTGCCAAGAGAATTGAGGCTGCAGTTCTAGATACTTTGAATAAGGGGTTTCGAACGGGTGACATTTATTCGGCAGGAACTGTATgtacattttttatttctcacttttttatttgattctcTCTTTGGTTGGAAAACATGATACCACAAAATATTGCAATGCTCTTCTCTTttgtgaaaaacaaaagaagctaTGGAATGTTTAGCATAAATTAGTTGTTGGCATCCCAATTTCCTATCTTCTACCTAAGTCCACGTCAAATAACAATTTGTTCTCTTAACCTCTTTGCATCCTTGTTAAAAGTCTTTGAGTAAGTAATGCAACTTCTCATGTTGTAATATTTTAAGTCGATGGTTTAGCCTATCTTAATGTTTGGTTTGATCATCTTACAATTGGTTGAGAACCATTGATTTAACTATCCTGGTTGGTACACCAGCATGCCTTGGGTATGGTGTGCAATGGTTCCTTGAGGTgagaaagaagggaaaaaagaagtgAGAATAATGTATATTGTATTTAGTTATGGGCtatttgaaaattcaattgaaattCTTGAGtctaaatttgtttttcatatatttgtacAGTAATAGTTGCCTATTTTTCGGTGTAAGCTTCTCCTATTTTGATTGTTTGACCATTGATGGCTAATATTGGCTTTATACAGAAGTTGGTAGGCTGCAAAGAAATGGGTGAAGAGGTATTGAAGTCGGTAGATTCGCTAGTTCCTTCTTCAGTATGAAGTGATGCACGCATTGATCAGCACTGACAACAAGGGCTCAATATCGTTCAATGCATGATATCTGGAGTGAAGATGTAATTTTGGTCAGTTGAAAGCAAATCCAAAGATTTCATCCagtatgattttcttttgttcataATTTGGAGGGCTTCTTGGGGTGAAATGAGACCATTTTTGTAACTGTCCCagagattttatttaattttaacctTTTGACTTAGAATTATGTCCTAGACATTATCCTTGTTTAAAATATGCATATCCATCCAGGGATTGTTGTAACTCGGAAACATTGGTGCCTAGAGTGGAGATTGAAAGACATTACATTTTGAAGCTCGTAAGATCATTTCGTTCTCTTCCTGCTGAAgctatttatattttccgtttTGATCTAGGCGTCGGCAGCTGTTCGTGTGGTGTTTTCCTGACTGGCAATAcatataacttttttttttaatttttatcatCTCCTTTGAATAGTAATTTTACTAATTACTTAAAAACTATTTAAAGGATTCATTGTTTATCCataatgaaatttactttGGAAATGCTCTCACAGGAGCTGGTCGACTTTATCATGAGTTGAGGGTCATTTCCTAAAACTGagataaaatttttttaacttttggaGAGATGCTAACAAATATAAATGTTATGATTGATGTATAAGAATCCACCCTTTCacttagaaataaataaataaaatgaaaaagccATTATTTCCATAAACAAGTCAAATTTACATGCCAAACTTAATCTTATTGGGCTTCATTTGATGCGGGCATGGTGATTTTACTTTGGCCTTTCGCAGGTTTAGGAATTTGAACATGAGAACTTGCCATAATGTGTTGATTGGGGCATGTTTAGTGTGTTgtggcttcttcttcttttcttttttttctttgtccaCTTTGGACTTGTATATAAGTTATAAACACTATAaataacttcaaaaaattaagagaataaagaataattatatatacagaAAGGTATTGAGACAAAGAACCTAGgtataaagaagaagatgatggtattgattttatttgtgCTAGTTTTAGTGCAAGCTGACAAGGAAaactctcatttttctcaattcACCACATCTCGTTTCCTTTCTGAAACTCCCTCTTGCTTGGACTCATCTCTTACACATGATGATTCTTTAAATTTCGtaacatttttaaaattcttgctactttcaaaagaaaaattcatggagGTGTCACCTAAAAAACAGGTTCCTGAGAAACATGTTACTCGTACTATTGTTGATGTTCCAACATGTACTCCTATGGTTGATCTTTATGTTACTAAGATTCCTAAGCCTACTTCTAAACCCAAttctacttttatttctaaatATCCCACGCCTATGTATCGCATGCCTAAATATCCCGTGAAGGGTCCCCTTCGTCAGTATCCCATTCGTCAATGTCGCATTCCCAAGTATTCAATTTCTAAGTATCCCATACCTAAATACTCCATCCCTAAATATCCCACTAAGTATCACCTTCGTAAGTATCCCATTCCTAAATGTCCTATACCTAAGTACCCCATTCCTAAGTATCCCACTCATAAATATCCCATCCCTAAGCATAAATCATGAGTTAATAGGGTAAAATTCAGTGAAAAAATGGCATTAACTTGCATACAAGTAGTTGTATATTCGAATTTTCATGACACAATGTGTGTGAAAAAACCATTAGTGTAGAATTGATTACATAGAATcaataaaaatgaattttgaaTAGTGTAGTATTTGTTGATCTTCTCCTAAAAATCAGTACACAAATGCATTGTAATTTATCTATAAAGAACATAGTTTatcttttgaccaaaaaaaaaatgaagaacataGTTTATCTAATGAATGTAATTGCATATTTCTCCCTTCACCATGGAATTATGTGTTAAACATTCATATTCATGCAAATTGGATATGAAAGTTGCATTTCAAGACTGCATTGTTGTACTTCCACAGTTTTATGTTGGAGTGCAAATAGCTCtttcatatttaatataaatagTTTCTTTTAATTGACCTGTACATCAGTGGTCTCATGTTTAGATTTTTATGGTACCTTGTCAATATTTGTGTGAGAAAActctccctccctctttttaattttgaccCTAAAAAAAAGAGCATATTTATTCGAAAATACCCAAATCTTTTGATATTGtgtatgtaaaataaaatgggGTCAACGCAAAAGGcacatttgaattatgaaaagTTTAGTATCAGACCAAGATTAGTTTGTAAAATACATGCACTTTTGAATTACAGGGTAAACTTCAATTGTATCAAATCTAGACATTCTTTGAATGTCAAACTCAAAGGTTAAAAGTGGTTTCAATGTACATCTCCTGTCAGTTTAACTTCTTCTATCAAATATCATGCCGACACTTTATAAAAGTAAGAACAACATAAAACTCGGATTTTTACATGgagaataatttttattagttATATGTGAAAGGATATGAAGATGTATTCCTACTTTGCAACTAAGTTTAAATTTTCCGTAATTTAGAGTagattaaaatagaatattgGTTGTATAAAAAAGGAtgaataatattaaaattaattaagcaaaGAAGGATAATAAAGAATTTAtaaggtaaaaaaaaacaagctctaaacttttggaaaaaaacatttaattttacatgttacacattaaaaaaatctaagAAAAAATCTATATAGATTGGACTCCAGACTACATATATAGATAGAGCGCCAGCCCAATAATCTCCCGCTAAACTGAAGACTCTGTCATCTCTATTACTTCCATGTCACCAAGTTCGAGCACGGCACATGCCGGAGCCTCGCCAGGCGAGGTTTTCAGGTCGCAGCCGGCGATTATCTCCGGCGATCTGAGTGACTCCTCATATTCGTCGTCTTCATCGATCTCCAACATCACGCAggcctttcctttttcttctggaAACCCTAGAATCGAAGAGACCAGAGGCATCATGCTTCTCTACCGCGATGACGCCGACGTCGTTTCCACCTCGTCCTCTCACCTCCCCGTAAGCTCatttcctttcatttcatttcatttcatcttGACTGCCCGTTCCGTTGTGTCTTTCGATGTGCTAAGTAATGTTTCGGCCCTAAACTTAGTAAAATTAAAGTGTTAATATCAAATTTAAGGGAATGTTTAGCATTTTCTgttcaatgaaaaaaatgcaTGGAAATTGGTAGAATTGGGCGTTTACTGGATTTGTGTTCGTCAATTATGAAGCAAAATTTGAGGAAATTTtaacagtaaataaaatgtttCTCAGCATCCAGTAATGTGGAGATGATTTGCGAAGAAAATGATAGGAAAATAGTTTAAGTAGCACTTATGTTAAAGTTTCTTTAACAATACAAAGCATATTCTTATCCTGTGAACTCCATATTTTGATGACTACAAAGAGCATTAAAAAGATCCCTTTCTAGGGAGGTTATTATTGAAAGAACCAAACTTGTTCCTTTCTAAgaattggtttttttggcTAGTCAAAGTCTAAATTGATTTTCCAATTGTTCAAGAGGTGTTGAACTTCCGTAacttcttccaacaaatttATTGTTCCAGAGTCTATAAAAATGTCGAAGTTTGTTAGATGTAATTGAAGAACCTGGGGTAAAGCAAAAACGACAATGCAAGATTCATGTGGATGTCCACTTTATGTAGGTTGGAAGGAAGCCACTTGTTTGTGTGCTTGGAGTGCCGAATCACATGACATATGCAGACTTTTGCCAGTTTTGTGGTTCTTTCATTCAGCACATTTTGGAGATGCGGATTGTCAGGTTTCATCTTTGAAAATATTGTCATTTCTGGTCCtgtatttccttttgttgtgttgttgaatttaatcttgattttattttcttgtttgtggTTTAGGAATGATGGAATGGAAGATCGTTACAGCATTTTGATTAGGTTTGATAGTCAGGACTCCACAGATGATTTTTACAAGCATTTCAATGGAAGCCGATTTTCGTCGCTTGAGGTTTTCTCCACTAACTCCATACTCTATACCTATAGACATTAGATACATAGACACTTGACTTGGGAGGACTTGTACAAATTTTCAACAGTTACAACAGTTTTAAGCTTTTATTGTTGTCGTCCTATTTATTATCTGGGATTTAATATAGGTGGAGGCTTGTCGCATTCTCTTCACGGTAGATGTTCAATACACTGGTTCAATAGAACATGCACAGGCATCATCGGGAAGCTCAACTGAGCAGCCATCATGTCCAGTCTGTCTTGGTATGCACTTATCTATGTGAAAATATAAGTTGTATATTTATggtttactttttgtttttccttgtgTCTTTAATGTTTGGAGATTTCTTACTTAACCTTATTTTACAGAGAGACTAGACCAAGATATGGGTGGAATTCTCACGACTATCTGCAATCATTCTTTCCATtgttcttgcatttcaaaatggACGGATTCTTCTTGTCCTGTAAGTAATTTTTGCAAGTGTTTCAACTTTTTTCTCCCTTTAGATTtgtgtatatgtgtatatgtgTGTGAACAGGCATAAATGCATGTACAAGACCATGTTCAGAAGTTAGCGCACTAAATTGATTGGactccttctttttttttccctccctCTCCCTAGCATGCTCTATCACGTGCTTGTTTATAATATTGTGAGACTCGGGCACCACCCTATGTACAAAGTGATGGAACTCAATCAAAGTGATTGGACGCTTGCATTGTGTTTGATTCATGGAAGTGGAGAAAGATGTCTGTATCCAAATCTCCTCTCCCAGGGTAGTTGGACCAACGCTAGGTCACCTGTTGCAATTAGTTGTTTCTACAAAAGGACTGTAATTGGTGAAAATTTAATCTATGGATCTTAAAGGGGTAGTTTCCAGCAGAAAATAGGACAATCTACTGATGTAGACAATAGCCCATCATATTGCTTTTGAATGAAACGGTTTCTATCTTCGAAGATAAAtacgttttttttctttctttttctgcacAGCAGTAGTACTGTAGTAGGCATGACAGCCATGCTAATGGGAAAATTTGTCTTTGTATCAGTGCCTCCGTAATTAGACTATCTTTTTTCAGGTCATCTACCCTCTTCAACCCTCTTTACTGgggtgaaaaagaaaaaacttagAGCTGCCCACCCTGATTTCACATCTAGAATTGCTTTTGTTGCATCAGACCGTGAACAGTAaggaaaaaatcaaaattaagtaatataGTAGGAAAGTTATAACATACAAACTTGATCAAGGTCATGCATGAATTCTTTGGGAGTTTATCCGTTTATATCACAATATCAATTTTCCACCTGTGCTGGGTGTTTATTCCCCACTTATGGTTTAGCCCTCTTATTATTGATAAATGATTAAGCAAGAAGTGCAGAGGGGATGGAGGCCAAGTACATGGTTACAAAGAATCATTCACAATAATCAAAGGGGAGACTAGTGACAGTAAAAGAGAGCAAAACATGAACGAAAGGAAAACATGACACTAAGACcctataattcaaagtttgaaCTGAGcttaaaaagaaaccaaagccATGATAGAGCAGTTaaagccaaaaaaagaaagcatgtTAAGGAAACTCTCATATTCTAATACATTGTCATAATACCTAGTATAAATTTTCTCATTTGTGATAAATAAAACGTACAAATGTGCTTATTGACGGAATACATCTAAGTTCTTTGAATGCGTAAGAGGTGGTGAACTTAGGTTACCAGTTCTCTTTGGTCAACCTGTGGTTAAGCTGCAGTCTATGATTTGTCTACAGcttttgttattcaaatttgttacattCACTTTCCTGCTAGCGTTAGCTAGGTTGCGGCTAAAGAGTTGCAAATGACTTTGCAAGGTAGGTCCTTAATATTCATTGACTTGTCTACCACATTTTATGTCAGGTATGTCGATATTGTCAGCAGCAGCCTGAAAAGTCTAACTGTTTTGTTTGCCAAACTTCTGAGAATTTGTGGATGTGTGTTATCTGTGGCTTTGTTGGCTGTGGGAGGTATATTATTTTCCATGAGactatttaattctttttttcttataattttttggggaaaaaatatctccctctctctgtATGTATCTTTATCATACTCTGTTGCATACTCTGAAATATTTGGTGTAGGTATAAAGAAGGACATGCCATAAGACATTGGAAAGATACAGAACATTGTTATTCTCTTGAATTGGAAACGCAGCGTGTGTGGGATTATGCTGGAGACAATTATGTTCACCGCCTAATTCAATCTAAAACTGATGGGAAATTGGTTGAATTGAATTCACCGTATAATGAGTGTGGAAGCTGCGAATGTGTAGATTCTGGATTCAGTGAGGCCCTTTTGAACAGTAAAGTAGAAGCGGTAATAAATTTACCCTTCATGTCACTTGATACAGACAGTAACATTGCTATTATGTTCTTTGTAGTTTGCATTTCTCACATTTTGTAACATTATCTGCAGATTGTTAATGAGTACAATGAACTGCTTGCTACTCAACTTGAGAACCAAAAAGTGGTAAGATCATTCTTCTTATTCCTTGCTGAAATAGTTTACTATTTAAACTTGTTTGAGCTTGACATGTAGTGTTACATTACCCATAATTGATATGTGGATTGCagtattttgaattgttaCTGCAAGAAGTTAAAGAAGGAACTGAAAGAGAAATTTCTAATGCTGTTGAGAAGGCTGTACCACTAAAGAAAATGCAGGCCAAGCTGGACAGATGtgtaaaagagaagaaatttcTTGATGATGTAAGTGTTAACTCTTGTGCTTCTAGAGTAGCTGGTTGAGAAACTCATGTCCTTCTAATTGGGCCACACTGTAGAGTTTGGTATGAGTCATCACCTAGCCAGTAACTATCTAAAGATCTTTTTGCTTCTACATGCAGCTTAATGAAAACCTTTTAAAGAATCAGGAGATTTGGAAAGCAAAGATACTTGAAGCTGAAGAGAGGTATTGGtttctccctttctttcttgttttctgaattttattttctacatCATCCTAAGTTCATTGACTTGATGTGATAGTAAGTAATTTgacttttgatttgtttttacgTTAACCTAAGTGGACACAGATCATCAACTTCAAGctaattttttctctttggatTTTATGCCTTATTGTCATCGATAAGGAACAAAAAACTTTCGCATGGTTGGATGTCCTACTGATTTGACTTATACCATCAAGGTTTAAGATTATGGCAATATCAAAATGGAGATGTGGTAAATATTTGAGATGTATCCACTATTAGATGTCTGATCACTTAGGCTTTCTTGTTGCGGTGtacagatttttttttggcactAGTTAAGAGCTTATATAGATTGTAATCCCTTGACCCACTCTTTAAGATTATGCAAATTTTTCCCTTGAAAAGTTGCTCTTTTTGTATCATACGAAAGTAGTCTATGCAAcaatagtaaaaaaaattatcattaaaaaaaaaagatttatttatcatttccTCATTAAAATGAAATTGCCATTTGCTCcttgatttgttttgttttgtttttaacgtTTATGAGAATCTTGTTGAACCATTTTGTAGATGTTGCAATATAGTGTAAAtttatttggttgtttttCTGCTATTATTGCCTAACTGGTCCTAATTCTTGTACTTTTCAGGGAGAAAAAGACTTTGAAACTAAAGGATGATAAAATTAGCGACTTAGAAGAACAGGTGATATAAGATTGTcattcttcctttcctttcagagagagggaaagaaatTTCATACTAGACAATTTTTAAAGCCCGATACCTTCGTATCTGGCTGGCCTTAATATTTAAGCATCTGTGTAAACTAAGGACTTCCTTTGTTCATTTACACCTTTTTGCAGCTTAGGAATTTGATGCTCTATCTTGAGACTGGGAAGACAATGGAGCAGCCATCGAtatcaaatgaaataaaggATGGCACTGCCTTGCCAGCATCGATAGAGTTGTCGCAGCCATCAAGTAGCAAATGATATTAAGGACACCAGTGTCTCTTCCAGAAGTTTTCAATTAATGTATGGAAGAGGGCTTAAAGACTAATAACAGGTGGAGGAGAAGCTAAGTTGAAGGATGGATGGTTCCCCTCTTGTACTGCTCCTTGAGCTGGTTCTGTTTCATCTCGGGTgcctcttgttttttttttgtttttttggtggttGCCAAGATGTGTAAGGGGGCTATGAGTTGCAAAATTATGGTAATGCTTGATGGTGGTTGAGAACTTATGCATTCAAACCCCCCTAGGTGATAATGATGGATGGTAAAGGGGTGGATACTTGTAAAGATGCTCAAGGTTGTGTAAAAAATTTGTGTATATTCATATATCATCCAGGGTGGACTCCAAAGCTAGCAGTTGCACATCCCAAAAGAATTTTGCATTGCTACAGTATCAAAAGCTCTTGAGCAAAACATTTTAAATACCTAAACTACGTATTCccgatttttctttcttatagaTGATATTGGGTGAAAGTAGTAAAATCAACtctacatattttatttttcaaaaattattgCAACACCGTTGTTTGATTCTTTGaataacttatatatatatatatatatatacatatataaactgGATAAGACTTTAATGTTTGGACTCCATGGAGTCCGGAACACACACTTGGTGTTATTGTCTATCTCTTTtcacatgaaaaatattttatttatacaagtgaCAGGGATATGAGGTTGCGAACACGCAACCCGGGCTTTAGGTAGGTATGAATTTTTCAACCATATTAGCTACCCACATGAAAAATGTTTAACTAAGAGATTCATTTTTTCTAACGAGTTTAGCTTAACGGAAAATGCTATAATTTCTAGATCAGTGATCCTAAATTTGAACCCATAAACTCCCTCCTTCCTAACTTTGTCAAAAACAGACATTCGTCTTACTTTTGTTAGTTTAATAAGGTTGACTATATGAGGTGATAACTGTTACCGTTGAGTTTACCACCTGAACCTTCCAGATCTATCTGGCACCCTATGATCGTGTGACCAACCTCAGAGGATTTAGATCTTAAAACAGATACATCTCCACTACGCAATCAATGTCAAATAAAGGTTCCTATGCCGACTGAAAAATGAAACACAAATAAATTTGGCATTTTCATAATATCCATCTTCCTCGCCCTTCCTTAATCCtgagcatcatcatcatcatcatcttgtCCCTCTGCTCCTGTCCAAATTATGGTATGATTTTTCATGTTTCTGTGCTTTGGCTTCAGCTTTCGACGTTATAGCTCTGGTCTGTTTGTCATTTCATCTCttaatttcctttgagattAACTATATCTGATTACCTTTGTTATTGTTCTATGCAGTTTGGTTATTGTAGGGATTGGCATGATTAATGGGTAATTGTcgattttaattcttttaatttgtgaaaattttgtgGGTTGGTTGTTTTTGGTCTCATGGGAAATGgtgtttcttcaatttctttggaTCAAATTGTGGAATTAAAGTTTCTTTTCGTTTCTTTCTATGGGTTTCCGGAATTATAGGATATCACTAATTTGTAGGACAGGCCCTCATTTTTGGGTGATTATAGCTTTCTTTATCCGTTCGTGGTTAATTTGCTTTCTTTCGGTTGTTTTCTTATTCCTTATTTAGCAAGTGGCCTTTTGGTTTTCTTGGGATTTTATCCTTGAGTTTGTAAATTCTAAGGAGGATACTGAAAGCTTCATTTCATACCATAGAATTGTTAGTTTTATGTAATTTCATAACAGAAACTGTCGTAAAGAACCTAGTTTTGTTGGTATCTGAGCGTTATCGGAATGGCTTCCTTGGTGGTAGGGTGTCTTGATGGAGAGCTTGCATTTTCCTTTCCAGTTCATGAAAAGAGGGTGGGTGCACATGTGAGAAAGTCTCATGACACTCATTACTGTTTATTCAAGTGTTTAGAACAACGATATCGAGTTGTTTTAAACAGCATCTCTTGAGCTTTTATTATGAATATTCTTGTTCCAAGTTCCAATTTTCCCGTAATCAGACTAAAACTTCTCGTATTGGCTTTTGTTGTAATCTCAGGTGGTGCTAGTCTATTGTCAA
It encodes:
- the LOC18782169 gene encoding BRCA1-associated protein — protein: MSPSSSTAHAGASPGEVFRSQPAIISGDLSDSSYSSSSSISNITQAFPFSSGNPRIEETRGIMLLYRDDADVVSTSSSHLPVGRKPLVCVLGVPNHMTYADFCQFCGSFIQHILEMRIVRNDGMEDRYSILIRFDSQDSTDDFYKHFNGSRFSSLEVEACRILFTVDVQYTGSIEHAQASSGSSTEQPSCPVCLERLDQDMGGILTTICNHSFHCSCISKWTDSSCPVCRYCQQQPEKSNCFVCQTSENLWMCVICGFVGCGRYKEGHAIRHWKDTEHCYSLELETQRVWDYAGDNYVHRLIQSKTDGKLVELNSPYNECGSCECVDSGFSEALLNSKVEAIVNEYNELLATQLENQKVYFELLLQEVKEGTEREISNAVEKAVPLKKMQAKLDRCVKEKKFLDDLNENLLKNQEIWKAKILEAEEREKKTLKLKDDKISDLEEQLRNLMLYLETGKTMEQPSISNEIKDGTALPASIELSQPSSSK